The following are encoded in a window of Flavobacterium cupriresistens genomic DNA:
- a CDS encoding DUF1634 domain-containing protein, which produces MTQEKFGEKDFQTIIGNLLRYGVWTSLSVAFIGGIVYLLHHGNELEDYSVFKENDRNIFEVITAVYQGVIQGRGESIIFLGIVLLFLTPVFRVLLSLFSFFLEKDYLYVVITTIVIGIIVLSISFGFSH; this is translated from the coding sequence ATGACACAGGAAAAATTTGGAGAAAAAGATTTTCAGACTATTATAGGTAATTTATTGCGTTATGGGGTTTGGACTTCGTTATCCGTAGCATTTATTGGAGGTATTGTATATCTGTTGCATCACGGCAACGAGCTTGAAGACTATTCTGTTTTTAAAGAAAATGACCGAAATATTTTCGAAGTAATTACCGCAGTATACCAAGGTGTAATTCAGGGAAGGGGAGAATCGATAATATTTCTGGGTATTGTATTGCTTTTCCTGACGCCGGTTTTCAGAGTATTATTGTCATTGTTTTCATTCTTTTTAGAGAAAGATTACCTATATGTTGTCATTACCACAATCGTTATTGGAATAATTGTACTGAGTATTTCATTTGGTTTCTCGCATTAA
- a CDS encoding helix-turn-helix domain-containing protein yields MTTDIIELNDFIVLIEQSNTTKTFVQKCEIDGDAVGFAFYGSGNVELEIKHNNQTKYLTNTTGLAICFFGNQKVEFAHKIEPDKPLQSISIFTKLKNLPSLPQAEKEVFEKYLPQLLNPQEHFVKGPSFYMTLDMQLAVQKIFNTNYTDNTRLLFLKSQINELLAHFFGLLASDQKQAFSDKDKDKIFQAKEIVTHNYSQPPSITQLSKMVGLNSNKLKKNFKEIFGIPVFKFVQEERLNKAYELLQNKDKTVQEAAWEVGYESISSFSNAFYKKFATRPNDVKQKYFSNKL; encoded by the coding sequence ATGACAACAGATATCATCGAATTAAACGACTTTATTGTTTTGATTGAACAATCCAACACAACAAAAACATTTGTTCAGAAATGTGAAATTGATGGTGACGCTGTAGGATTTGCCTTTTATGGTTCAGGTAATGTTGAACTGGAAATAAAACACAACAATCAAACAAAATACTTGACTAACACCACGGGTTTGGCCATTTGCTTTTTTGGAAATCAGAAAGTAGAATTTGCGCATAAAATTGAACCCGATAAACCTTTACAGTCGATTAGCATCTTCACCAAACTAAAAAATCTGCCCTCTTTACCACAAGCAGAAAAAGAAGTTTTTGAAAAATACCTGCCTCAATTGCTCAACCCTCAGGAGCATTTTGTAAAAGGCCCGTCTTTTTATATGACCTTGGATATGCAACTGGCCGTTCAGAAAATTTTCAATACCAATTATACCGACAATACCCGATTGTTATTCCTGAAAAGTCAGATCAACGAACTATTAGCGCACTTTTTCGGACTATTAGCAAGTGATCAAAAACAAGCCTTTTCGGATAAGGACAAAGACAAAATTTTTCAGGCAAAAGAAATCGTTACACACAATTACTCTCAACCTCCTTCTATAACACAACTATCTAAAATGGTTGGACTTAACAGTAACAAGTTAAAAAAGAACTTTAAGGAAATATTTGGCATTCCGGTATTCAAATTTGTTCAGGAAGAACGACTAAACAAAGCTTATGAGCTCTTGCAAAACAAGGATAAAACGGTTCAGGAAGCCGCTTGGGAAGTGGGTTACGAAAGCATCAGTTCTTTCTCTAATGCCTTTTATAAAAAATTCGCAACCCGTCCGAATGACGTAAAGCAAAAGTACTTTTCAAACAAATTATAA
- a CDS encoding sulfite exporter TauE/SafE family protein: protein MTVLTFTLIMILGAFLAGFIGSLSGLGGGIIIIPLLTIVLGVDIHYAIGAALVSVIATSSGSAAAYVKEGITNMRLGIFLEIATTIGAVCGALLSTIAPTSFIAVLFGLTLIFSAINSLRKKTEHIVLESSPLAKKLKLEGTYPTHNGELVTYGTKNVLGGFSMMGIAGMMSGLLGIGSGAFKVIAMDNIMRVPFKVSTTTSNFMMGVTAMASSVIYIQKGYIEPGICMPVVIGVLFGAMAGAKILVKTDPKKLRIFFACLIFVLALNMIYSGLNGKI, encoded by the coding sequence ATGACAGTACTTACATTTACCCTGATTATGATTCTGGGTGCATTTTTAGCTGGTTTTATAGGTTCTTTATCAGGATTAGGCGGCGGGATTATTATCATACCCCTTTTGACGATTGTTCTTGGAGTCGATATTCATTATGCCATCGGTGCTGCTTTGGTTTCTGTAATTGCCACTTCATCGGGTTCGGCTGCTGCTTATGTAAAAGAAGGGATCACCAACATGCGTTTGGGGATTTTTCTTGAAATCGCAACCACAATCGGAGCGGTTTGCGGAGCATTACTCTCTACAATTGCGCCAACTTCTTTTATTGCAGTCTTATTTGGACTGACCTTAATTTTCTCTGCCATAAATTCATTAAGAAAAAAGACAGAACATATTGTTTTGGAATCAAGTCCATTAGCCAAAAAGTTAAAATTAGAAGGAACCTATCCTACGCACAATGGAGAATTGGTGACTTACGGAACAAAAAATGTATTGGGAGGATTCAGCATGATGGGAATTGCGGGAATGATGTCAGGACTATTAGGAATTGGTTCAGGCGCCTTTAAAGTAATTGCAATGGACAATATCATGCGGGTTCCGTTTAAAGTATCTACCACAACCAGTAATTTTATGATGGGAGTAACTGCAATGGCGAGTTCTGTTATTTACATTCAAAAAGGATATATCGAACCGGGAATCTGTATGCCAGTTGTAATAGGAGTACTGTTCGGAGCCATGGCGGGAGCTAAAATTCTGGTGAAAACAGATCCTAAAAAACTGCGCATCTTTTTTGCCTGTCTTATTTTTGTACTGGCCTTAAACATGATCTACAGTGGACTTAATGGAAAAATCTAA
- a CDS encoding thioredoxin family protein, with translation MKKYITIMLFLTAFLSQAQSKTLKAGETAPDFKLKNVDNKDVSFESFPKAKGFIVVFTCNTCPYAKAYEQRIIDLDKKFKPEGYPVIAINPNDPEASKADTFDKMQDLAKDKKYAFPYLFDKGQLVTDQYGAKHTPHLFVVSKSAKGTFVEYTGAIDNDPEGDKAEKTKYVEDVISALQKNQKPTITETKEIGCTVKRKAKA, from the coding sequence ATGAAAAAGTACATCACCATTATGTTGTTTTTGACTGCCTTTCTTTCTCAGGCGCAAAGCAAAACTTTAAAGGCCGGAGAGACGGCACCGGATTTTAAACTTAAAAATGTAGACAACAAAGACGTTTCTTTTGAAAGCTTTCCAAAAGCAAAAGGCTTTATTGTGGTTTTTACGTGCAATACCTGTCCGTACGCCAAAGCATATGAGCAAAGAATAATTGACCTGGACAAAAAATTTAAACCCGAAGGATATCCTGTAATTGCCATTAATCCAAATGATCCGGAAGCATCAAAAGCTGATACGTTTGATAAAATGCAGGATTTGGCTAAAGATAAAAAATACGCTTTCCCTTATTTATTTGATAAAGGACAGTTGGTAACCGATCAATATGGAGCCAAACATACACCACATCTTTTTGTGGTGTCTAAAAGTGCAAAAGGAACTTTTGTAGAATATACCGGTGCAATTGACAATGACCCTGAAGGAGACAAAGCAGAAAAAACAAAGTATGTCGAAGACGTAATTTCGGCCTTACAAAAGAATCAAAAGCCAACTATAACGGAAACGAAAGAAATTGGTTGTACAGTGAAAAGAAAAGCGAAAGCATAA
- a CDS encoding acetyl-CoA C-acetyltransferase — protein sequence MENQDKIRKVAIVGYNRIPFARANTFYSDVSNLQMMTATLDGLIEKYKLQGQLLGEVVGGAVIKHTADNNLIRECVMKTALDPATPACDLQQACDTGIESAIYIANKIALGQIESGIACGVDSISDMPIAVSEKLRKILLQARKAKSLGEKIKLFLKIRPKDLTPLVPKNEESQTGLSMGGHTEITAKYYQITREDQDKLALQSHLNMAKAYDEGFFADMISPFNGLDRDNNLRKDSTLEKLSKLAPAFDKINGTLTAGNSTPLTDGASSILLASEEWAKEHGLPILAYITHAEVAAIEYVKNQQNLLLAPLFAASRMLEKANLSLQDFDYYEIHEAFAAQVLATLKIWESPELSKEIGLKKHLGAIDRSKLNVKGSSLAAAHPFAATGGRIIGVMAKLLNEKGSGRGFISICAAGGQGITMILEK from the coding sequence ATGGAAAATCAGGATAAAATTAGAAAAGTAGCCATTGTTGGATATAACCGAATTCCGTTTGCCAGGGCTAATACTTTCTATTCGGATGTAAGTAATTTACAAATGATGACCGCTACACTTGATGGTCTTATCGAGAAATACAAACTGCAAGGTCAATTGCTTGGAGAAGTGGTTGGTGGTGCTGTAATCAAACATACAGCAGATAATAATCTAATAAGAGAATGTGTGATGAAGACTGCTCTTGATCCTGCAACACCTGCCTGCGATTTGCAGCAAGCCTGCGATACAGGAATTGAAAGTGCCATCTACATCGCCAACAAAATTGCCCTTGGACAAATAGAATCCGGAATTGCTTGCGGGGTTGATTCGATCAGCGACATGCCAATTGCGGTGAGTGAAAAGCTCAGAAAAATATTGCTCCAGGCAAGAAAAGCAAAATCATTAGGGGAAAAAATCAAGTTGTTTCTGAAAATCCGACCAAAGGATCTAACGCCCTTAGTGCCAAAAAACGAAGAATCACAAACCGGACTTTCTATGGGTGGACACACAGAAATCACGGCTAAATATTACCAAATCACAAGAGAAGATCAGGACAAACTGGCCTTACAAAGTCATCTGAATATGGCAAAAGCTTATGATGAAGGCTTTTTTGCTGATATGATTAGTCCGTTTAACGGACTTGACAGAGACAACAATTTAAGAAAAGACAGCACACTGGAAAAACTCTCCAAATTAGCTCCTGCTTTTGATAAAATCAACGGAACGCTCACAGCAGGTAACTCTACTCCGCTTACTGATGGTGCTTCGAGTATACTCTTGGCCAGTGAAGAATGGGCAAAAGAACACGGCTTACCGATTTTGGCTTACATCACCCACGCAGAAGTAGCTGCTATTGAATATGTCAAAAACCAACAAAATTTATTGTTAGCCCCTTTATTTGCTGCATCGCGAATGTTGGAGAAAGCCAATCTTTCTTTGCAGGATTTTGATTATTATGAAATTCACGAAGCTTTTGCTGCTCAGGTTTTAGCCACGCTCAAAATTTGGGAGAGCCCCGAACTTAGCAAAGAAATTGGTCTTAAAAAACATCTAGGTGCCATAGACAGAAGCAAACTTAATGTAAAAGGAAGCAGTCTGGCCGCCGCTCACCCGTTTGCAGCTACGGGAGGAAGAATAATTGGCGTAATGGCCAAATTACTAAACGAAAAAGGCTCCGGAAGGGGTTTCATTTCTATTTGTGCCGCAGGCGGACAAGGAATTACAATGATTTTAGAGAAGTAG
- a CDS encoding TlpA family protein disulfide reductase, whose protein sequence is MKKISIFIIFAFLLTYSATFYGQQVKLITVDQLQERIKKGNDSTYVVNFWATWCAPCIKELPYFEKLGQEYKSEKLVVLLISVDFKSKLSSAVIPFVKRKKIKNEVFLLNESNPQEYIDRIEPSWSGSIPATLFIKKEKRKFTESELTYEQLLTEYKKL, encoded by the coding sequence ATGAAGAAAATCAGCATTTTTATAATTTTCGCTTTTTTACTGACGTATTCAGCAACGTTCTACGGTCAGCAAGTCAAACTCATTACGGTTGATCAGCTTCAAGAAAGAATCAAAAAAGGAAATGACAGTACCTATGTGGTGAATTTCTGGGCGACCTGGTGTGCACCCTGTATTAAAGAATTACCGTATTTTGAAAAATTGGGTCAGGAGTATAAATCAGAAAAACTGGTTGTATTGTTGATTAGTGTGGATTTTAAATCGAAATTGAGTTCGGCAGTCATTCCTTTTGTGAAAAGAAAAAAGATAAAAAATGAGGTTTTTCTTCTCAACGAAAGCAATCCACAGGAATATATCGATCGTATAGAACCATCGTGGTCGGGGAGTATTCCGGCAACACTATTTATTAAAAAGGAGAAACGAAAATTCACCGAAAGTGAACTTACCTACGAACAATTATTAACCGAGTATAAAAAACTATAA
- a CDS encoding NAD(P)H-binding protein yields the protein MKIILSGSLGNIGKPLANKLVAAGHDVTVISSNADKKEAIEKIGAKAAIGSVSDVAFLTDTFIGADAIFAMTPPNLGGKNVVSNTVAAGEAFAKAIQTANIKRVVMLSSIGADLPGGTGPIAGLHHIEAVYNKLESAAVTFLRAGFFYTNLYNDVPMIKGAGIMGANYPVGIKMPLVHPEDIATAVAEELLKEATGKNIRYIISDVRTPGEIAKAVGLAIDKTDLPWVEFTDEQSLQGMIQAGLPEEIAGLYTEMGSGLRSGKITEDFIKGNFSIDGKIKLEDFAKEFAEKF from the coding sequence ATGAAAATTATACTTTCAGGTTCTTTAGGAAACATAGGAAAGCCATTGGCAAACAAACTGGTAGCTGCCGGACATGATGTAACGGTAATCAGCAGTAATGCCGATAAAAAAGAAGCAATTGAAAAAATAGGAGCAAAAGCGGCTATTGGTTCGGTTAGTGACGTTGCTTTTTTGACTGATACTTTTATCGGAGCTGACGCTATTTTTGCAATGACACCACCCAATTTAGGAGGAAAAAATGTGGTTTCTAATACCGTTGCGGCCGGAGAAGCTTTCGCGAAAGCAATACAAACCGCAAATATTAAGCGTGTAGTAATGCTTAGTAGTATCGGTGCAGATTTACCAGGTGGAACGGGACCAATTGCAGGACTTCATCATATAGAGGCAGTTTACAATAAATTAGAAAGTGCAGCGGTTACCTTTCTGCGTGCCGGATTTTTCTATACCAATTTGTACAATGATGTCCCGATGATTAAAGGTGCCGGAATTATGGGCGCTAATTATCCTGTTGGTATTAAAATGCCGTTAGTACATCCCGAAGACATTGCAACCGCAGTGGCGGAAGAGTTGTTAAAAGAAGCTACAGGTAAAAATATCCGTTATATCATTAGCGATGTACGAACTCCCGGTGAAATCGCAAAAGCAGTAGGATTAGCCATTGACAAAACCGATTTACCTTGGGTTGAGTTTACGGATGAACAATCTTTGCAGGGGATGATACAGGCGGGATTGCCCGAAGAAATTGCCGGTTTGTATACCGAAATGGGTTCAGGTTTGCGAAGTGGTAAAATTACAGAAGATTTTATAAAAGGAAATTTCTCTATTGATGGAAAAATCAAATTGGAGGATTTTGCAAAAGAATTTGCTGAGAAATTTTAA
- a CDS encoding AAA family ATPase: MNLSELIVNDTEKIALKDLFFSPENKAALAQTIKEHHYLEELKKYNLKVDHKILLYGHSGCGKTTTAKAIATALGKNIVILNLSTLINARIGETSKNVKALFDKAIREKAVLFLDEFDQIGKSRDSEDKDVGEMRRLVNTIIQLIDYFPADSLLICATNHYHSIDTALLRRFQLQLKFEMPQENELDRYYDTILETFPVQFRDIPRKYQISYAEAKDYTHTLMKRQIIAALELAHKKDRV; the protein is encoded by the coding sequence ATGAATTTGTCCGAGCTTATCGTAAATGATACTGAAAAAATTGCGTTGAAAGATCTGTTTTTTAGCCCCGAGAATAAAGCTGCCTTAGCGCAGACGATCAAAGAGCATCACTATCTGGAGGAATTAAAAAAATACAATCTTAAAGTAGATCATAAAATACTGCTTTACGGTCATTCGGGCTGCGGTAAAACCACGACTGCAAAAGCAATTGCGACGGCTTTGGGGAAAAACATTGTCATTTTAAATCTTAGTACTCTAATAAATGCCCGTATTGGCGAGACATCCAAAAATGTAAAAGCCTTATTTGACAAGGCGATTCGCGAAAAAGCAGTGCTGTTTTTGGACGAATTTGATCAAATCGGGAAAAGTCGCGATAGCGAAGACAAAGACGTCGGAGAAATGAGACGTCTCGTAAATACCATCATTCAGTTAATTGATTACTTTCCTGCAGACAGTTTACTCATTTGTGCCACCAATCATTACCACAGTATTGACACCGCTTTATTGAGAAGATTTCAGTTGCAATTGAAATTTGAAATGCCTCAAGAAAACGAACTTGATCGTTATTACGATACGATCTTAGAAACTTTCCCTGTTCAATTCCGGGATATTCCACGAAAATATCAGATTTCTTATGCTGAGGCCAAAGATTACACTCATACGCTGATGAAAAGGCAAATTATTGCAGCATTAGAGCTTGCTCACAAAAAAGACAGGGTTTAG
- a CDS encoding DUF5367 family protein → MSKITMMTYSKILLPGIFVWICVSLSFSLLGLIPIVKDYFNLQTLIAMMLIVLYAIIGASFHYKNSSKMHGLTLGLIMSVTALSLDVLITVPLVEIPNGRTYQSFFTSPVLWLLACINSITVYSYWKVKIKAKKHSF, encoded by the coding sequence ATGTCTAAAATCACGATGATGACTTATTCAAAAATTCTGCTGCCCGGTATTTTTGTTTGGATTTGTGTTAGTCTGTCCTTTTCACTTTTAGGTCTAATTCCGATAGTGAAAGATTACTTTAACCTGCAAACCCTAATAGCAATGATGCTGATTGTTTTATATGCTATAATCGGAGCTTCTTTTCACTATAAAAACAGTTCAAAAATGCACGGTTTAACTCTTGGTTTAATTATGTCCGTCACAGCATTATCATTGGATGTCTTAATTACCGTTCCTTTGGTCGAAATTCCAAACGGAAGAACCTATCAAAGTTTTTTTACAAGTCCGGTTCTTTGGCTATTGGCTTGCATAAATTCGATAACCGTTTATAGCTATTGGAAGGTGAAAATTAAAGCTAAAAAACACTCTTTTTAA
- a CDS encoding NmrA family transcriptional regulator has product MSKKKILVLGANGKTGRRVVERLQHLNDIEIIIGSRTAEHPFDWENPETWPAVIEGVHSVYITFQPDLAVPSAPEIITEFTRLANKFGVEKMVLLSGRGEKEAQVCEEIVQSTAKSWTIIRASWFNQNFSESFFLEPILAGFVALPRAEALEPFTDADDIADVVTACLLNDKHNSQTYELTGPRLLTFPEAVKEIAKATDREIQFQSLTLEEYTQQLREYQVPEDHIWLINYLFEHVLDGRNSSITNDIEKVLNRKATDFSAYAKEIAKTGIWNAVNV; this is encoded by the coding sequence ATGAGCAAAAAGAAAATTTTAGTACTTGGTGCTAACGGAAAAACCGGACGAAGAGTCGTAGAACGTTTACAACACCTAAACGATATAGAAATCATCATAGGATCGCGTACTGCGGAGCATCCTTTTGATTGGGAGAATCCTGAAACCTGGCCAGCAGTTATTGAAGGGGTTCATTCGGTTTACATCACTTTTCAACCCGATCTGGCTGTTCCCTCCGCTCCGGAAATTATCACCGAATTTACACGTCTTGCAAATAAATTTGGCGTTGAAAAAATGGTTCTCTTATCCGGAAGAGGTGAAAAAGAAGCACAGGTATGTGAAGAAATAGTACAATCTACCGCAAAAAGCTGGACTATTATAAGAGCGAGCTGGTTCAATCAAAATTTTAGCGAAAGCTTCTTTCTAGAGCCCATTTTAGCCGGCTTTGTTGCCTTACCCCGAGCAGAGGCTCTCGAACCTTTTACCGACGCTGATGATATTGCCGATGTTGTTACAGCATGTCTTTTGAATGACAAACACAACAGTCAAACCTATGAACTTACCGGACCAAGATTGTTAACCTTCCCCGAAGCGGTTAAAGAAATTGCCAAAGCAACTGACCGAGAGATTCAATTTCAATCTTTAACTCTGGAAGAATACACGCAGCAACTACGGGAATATCAAGTTCCGGAAGATCATATCTGGCTGATCAACTATCTTTTTGAACACGTATTGGACGGCAGAAATTCAAGTATCACCAACGACATCGAAAAAGTGCTGAACCGCAAAGCCACCGATTTCAGTGCTTATGCAAAAGAGATCGCAAAAACCGGAATTTGGAATGCTGTAAATGTCTAA
- a CDS encoding winged helix-turn-helix transcriptional regulator, whose protein sequence is MTAIKEASTIQENKQYALDTCPVTYVMEKIGGYWKPIILYHLSTSNKRYSELKRAIPAITEKMLIQHLKQLEADGLVIREAKPVVPPFVTYKLSNAGNGLIPVIHAMAEWAFKEKDGVYKK, encoded by the coding sequence ATGACAGCAATCAAAGAAGCCTCTACAATACAGGAAAACAAACAATACGCATTAGACACCTGTCCTGTGACTTATGTAATGGAAAAAATTGGCGGATACTGGAAACCCATAATCCTTTACCATTTATCAACCAGTAATAAGCGCTACAGCGAATTAAAAAGAGCCATCCCGGCCATAACCGAAAAGATGCTTATTCAGCACCTGAAACAACTGGAAGCCGATGGTTTGGTAATCAGAGAAGCCAAGCCGGTTGTACCTCCGTTTGTAACCTATAAATTAAGCAATGCCGGAAATGGTTTGATTCCTGTAATTCATGCCATGGCAGAATGGGCTTTTAAAGAAAAGGATGGAGTTTATAAAAAGTAA
- a CDS encoding mechanosensitive ion channel family protein, whose protein sequence is MIQKRSFTRFLSLLTLLFFTTLTYSQTPAKKTEGRSKLFEETATDSDYLMAIEKASTVMETAYNDADFDGASHHLFGEIKGTQSKLDLILESLKDANPNVRNQQMYRVVLKEIQQQLDEQNDAINLRNKNLEKIKDRFIELRKDKTLIGLLKDTIRRKNFKNEFANLRKKYKNTDSLMTKNQGVLNKYKRLTVQRKIAVSNALIAVESKLEKTGISILKKEYPFLWNVTDSVPRKKVAQTIKSKIIVEEHVAIYYLGYCAGGLFTLAFFIGLLGWYISRNIKYLKSNGHAENLSLFNFKYLNRGILIPVAVIGLNIAVVSNLYAPALFIEILQLILLGILTILFKNKWSTNAMRNWTFLLGLFFALCFLDLFISVGLLQRCCFIIINLCGIRYGLVQIKSVKDELYIKGFFKWASILFVGFNGLSILYNIFGRVSLSNMLSLTAFISLTQIIALSVLLKIILEVIILQIYTTRVKRGIEKIFDHESLSDTLKKPFIIIISYMWLVVIASNLNIWESLRASFGLLLSHPNTIGSITFTLGNILLFFIIIWVAHLLQKYVAYFFGEIDDENEENINKRQHSRLLITRLVVLIVGYLLAVAASGMPLDKLSILLGALGVGVGLGLQNIVSNFVSGIILIFDKPIQIGDVVDISSESGRVKSMGLRTTKINASNGAEIIIPNGNLLSQNITNWTYTDNFKLVEVSIEITGDSLPEAINSIINESLQTIPLVNDTKPSQIYYTAISEGKFKIQIKFWCSIYKTEETVSNARQVLFSNFKAKGLTFST, encoded by the coding sequence ATGATTCAAAAAAGAAGTTTTACGCGTTTTCTGAGTTTATTGACGTTGTTGTTTTTTACCACACTTACCTACTCGCAAACTCCGGCTAAAAAAACAGAAGGCCGTTCTAAATTATTTGAAGAAACCGCAACCGACAGCGATTATCTGATGGCAATTGAAAAGGCCAGCACGGTAATGGAAACAGCATACAACGATGCCGATTTTGACGGAGCAAGTCATCACCTTTTTGGAGAGATTAAAGGAACCCAAAGCAAACTGGATTTAATTTTAGAAAGTCTCAAAGACGCCAATCCAAATGTGCGCAACCAACAAATGTATCGTGTTGTTTTAAAAGAAATCCAACAACAATTGGACGAACAGAATGACGCCATCAACTTGCGCAATAAAAATCTTGAAAAAATCAAAGACCGATTTATCGAATTGCGTAAAGACAAAACATTAATAGGACTTTTAAAGGATACGATCCGTCGTAAAAATTTTAAGAATGAATTTGCTAATCTTAGAAAAAAATACAAGAATACGGACAGTCTGATGACTAAAAACCAAGGCGTATTAAACAAATACAAAAGGCTGACCGTACAAAGAAAAATTGCCGTTTCTAATGCGCTTATCGCCGTAGAAAGCAAACTTGAAAAAACCGGAATCAGTATCCTTAAAAAAGAATATCCTTTTTTATGGAATGTAACCGATTCTGTACCCAGAAAGAAAGTAGCCCAGACCATCAAATCAAAAATAATTGTCGAAGAACATGTCGCAATCTACTATCTGGGTTATTGTGCCGGTGGCTTATTTACCTTAGCTTTTTTCATAGGTTTATTGGGTTGGTACATCTCTCGCAATATTAAATACCTGAAAAGCAACGGTCATGCCGAGAACTTGTCTCTTTTTAATTTTAAATACCTCAACAGAGGCATTCTGATTCCTGTAGCCGTAATAGGCCTTAACATTGCCGTGGTGAGCAATCTGTATGCTCCGGCTTTATTTATCGAAATACTTCAGCTTATTCTGCTTGGAATTCTTACGATCCTTTTCAAAAACAAGTGGTCAACAAATGCGATGAGAAACTGGACCTTTCTTTTGGGACTGTTTTTTGCCCTCTGTTTCCTTGATTTATTCATCAGCGTTGGGTTATTGCAACGTTGTTGCTTTATTATCATAAACCTATGTGGAATACGCTATGGACTGGTTCAGATCAAAAGTGTGAAAGACGAATTGTACATTAAAGGGTTCTTTAAATGGGCTAGTATTCTTTTTGTTGGATTTAATGGTTTATCGATACTTTACAATATTTTCGGACGCGTTTCGCTTTCAAATATGCTAAGTTTAACGGCTTTTATTTCCCTTACGCAAATTATCGCCCTGAGTGTTCTTTTAAAAATAATCTTAGAAGTTATTATTCTACAAATCTACACGACCAGAGTTAAGCGCGGAATTGAGAAGATTTTCGATCACGAAAGTTTATCAGATACTTTAAAAAAACCCTTTATTATAATCATCAGTTATATGTGGCTGGTTGTGATTGCTTCTAATTTGAATATCTGGGAATCACTTCGGGCTTCGTTCGGATTGCTGCTTAGTCATCCTAATACCATTGGTAGCATTACCTTTACCTTAGGCAACATTTTATTGTTTTTTATCATTATCTGGGTTGCACATTTGCTGCAAAAATACGTCGCTTACTTTTTTGGAGAGATTGATGATGAAAACGAAGAAAACATCAACAAAAGACAACATTCCAGATTACTGATCACCCGACTTGTTGTTTTAATTGTGGGATATCTTCTGGCGGTAGCAGCTTCGGGTATGCCTTTAGACAAATTAAGCATTCTTTTAGGGGCTTTAGGTGTAGGAGTCGGACTTGGATTGCAAAACATAGTCAGTAACTTCGTTTCGGGTATTATTCTGATCTTCGATAAACCCATACAAATTGGAGATGTAGTAGATATTAGCTCTGAATCAGGCCGCGTAAAATCTATGGGATTGCGTACCACAAAAATTAATGCCTCAAATGGAGCCGAGATCATTATTCCGAACGGAAACCTATTGTCTCAAAACATCACAAACTGGACGTACACGGACAATTTTAAGTTGGTCGAGGTTTCTATTGAAATTACAGGAGATAGTTTACCAGAAGCCATTAATAGCATCATAAACGAGTCCCTGCAAACGATTCCTTTAGTTAACGATACAAAACCTTCACAAATTTATTACACTGCCATTTCTGAAGGCAAATTTAAAATCCAGATTAAATTCTGGTGCAGTATTTACAAAACTGAAGAAACAGTCAGCAATGCCCGTCAGGTATTGTTTAGTAACTTTAAAGCAAAAGGTCTGACTTTTTCAACCTAA